One window of Metamycoplasma arthritidis genomic DNA carries:
- a CDS encoding MSC_0621 family F1-like ATPase epsilon subunit, which translates to MAAIKDQSFFRLTINYASTIPFLVRKCQLFLNVDDENTWTQITNNSIAGYKNTLVKIVEYDTNENKTEWYTFLRNASILVRENHIIINTFVEFNQYHKTNTKIDLSEEIKEIQKEINYYEARKKLGIRASQFIKLNNLTQRQYRLKMMQLLNLGEEMERKNVQEI; encoded by the coding sequence ATGGCCGCTATAAAAGATCAAAGTTTTTTTCGCTTAACAATTAACTACGCTTCAACGATACCCTTCTTAGTAAGAAAATGCCAATTATTTTTAAACGTAGATGATGAAAATACATGAACACAAATTACTAATAATTCAATAGCAGGATATAAGAATACTTTAGTTAAAATAGTCGAATATGACACTAACGAAAACAAAACTGAGTGATATACCTTTTTAAGAAATGCTAGCATTTTAGTTAGAGAAAATCATATTATCATTAATACTTTTGTTGAATTCAACCAATATCATAAAACTAATACAAAAATTGATTTGAGTGAAGAGATTAAAGAAATTCAAAAAGAAATTAATTATTATGAGGCACGTAAAAAACTAGGAATCAGAGCTTCACAGTTTATTAAACTTAATAATTTAACACAACGCCAGTATCGCCTAAAAATGATGCAACTTTTGAATTTAGGAGAAGAAATGGAGCGTAAAAATGTCCAAGAAATTTAA